The following coding sequences are from one Kosakonia sp. H02 window:
- the hslO gene encoding Hsp33 family molecular chaperone HslO translates to MANQDQLHRYLFENYAVRGELVTVSETWKQVLENHNYPLPVKTLLGELLVATSLLTATLKFAGDITVQLQGDGPMSLAVINGNNRQQMRGVARVQGDIPDNADLKTLVGNGYLVITITPEEGERYQGVVGLEGDTLAACLEDYFLRSEQLPTRLFIRTGDVDGQPAAGGMLLQVLPAQETQAADFEHLAVLTETVKAEELLTLEAQDVLWRLYHEEEVTLYDPQDVEFKCTCSRERCADALKTLPDEEVDSILAEEGEIDMHCDYCGNHYLFNAMDIAEIRNNASPADPQVH, encoded by the coding sequence ATGGCCAATCAAGACCAATTACACCGCTATCTATTTGAAAACTATGCCGTGCGTGGCGAGTTGGTAACGGTATCCGAAACCTGGAAACAGGTTCTGGAAAACCACAACTATCCGCTGCCGGTGAAAACCCTCCTCGGTGAGTTGTTGGTCGCGACCAGCCTGCTGACCGCTACGCTGAAATTTGCCGGTGATATTACCGTTCAGTTGCAGGGCGATGGCCCGATGAGCCTGGCCGTTATCAACGGCAACAATCGCCAGCAGATGCGCGGCGTTGCTCGCGTGCAGGGCGACATTCCTGACAATGCGGATTTAAAAACGCTGGTTGGTAACGGCTACCTGGTTATCACCATTACCCCGGAAGAGGGCGAGCGTTATCAGGGTGTTGTTGGCCTGGAAGGCGATACGCTGGCGGCATGTCTGGAAGATTACTTCCTGCGCTCTGAACAGCTGCCGACGCGTCTGTTTATTCGTACCGGCGATGTCGACGGTCAGCCTGCGGCGGGCGGTATGTTGTTGCAGGTTCTGCCCGCGCAGGAGACGCAGGCCGCCGATTTCGAGCATTTAGCCGTACTGACAGAAACCGTTAAAGCGGAAGAGCTGTTGACCCTGGAGGCGCAAGATGTGCTGTGGCGCTTGTACCATGAAGAAGAGGTCACGCTCTACGATCCGCAGGATGTTGAATTCAAATGCACCTGTTCGCGTGAACGCTGCGCTGACGCCCTGAAAACTCTGCCCGATGAAGAGGTGGACAGCATTCTGGCTGAAGAGGGCGAGATTGATATGCACTGCGATTATTGCGGTAACCACTATCTCTTTAACGCGATGGATATTGCGGAAATCCGCAATAACGCCTCCCCTGCCGATCCCCAGGTTCATTGA
- the pckA gene encoding phosphoenolpyruvate carboxykinase (ATP), whose protein sequence is MRVKSLTPQDLKAYGINDVQDVVYNPDYDTLYQEELRPDLKGYEQGVLTTSGAVAVDTGIFTGRSPKDKYIVRDDTTRDTVWWADKGKGKNDNKPISPVIWQHLKGLVTQQLSGKRLFIIDAFCGANPDTRLSVRFITEVAWQAHFVKNMFIRPTDEELASFTPDFIVMNGAKCTNPQWKEQGLNSENFVAFNLTERIQLIGGTWYGGEMKKGMFSIMNYLLPLQGIASMHCSANVGEKGDVAVFFGLSGTGKTTLSTDPKRRLIGDDEHGWDDDGVFNFEGGCYAKTIRLSEEAEPDIFHAIRRDALLENVSVRADGSIDFDDASKTENTRVSYPIYHIQNIVKPVSKAGHATKVIFLTADAFGVLPPVSRLTASQTQYHFLSGFTAKLAGTERGVTEPTPTFSACFGAAFLSLHPTQYAEVLVKRMQAAGAQAYLVNTGWNGTGKRISIKDTRAIIDAILDGSLDDAETFTLPMFDLAIPTSLPGVDSRILDPRSTYASPEQWQEKATQLATLFIENFEKYTDTAAGAALVSAGPKL, encoded by the coding sequence ATGCGCGTTAAGAGCTTAACCCCGCAAGATCTCAAGGCTTATGGAATCAACGATGTTCAGGACGTCGTCTACAACCCCGATTACGACACGTTGTATCAGGAGGAGCTCCGTCCAGACCTGAAAGGATATGAGCAAGGCGTATTGACGACATCTGGTGCTGTCGCCGTCGACACCGGTATTTTTACCGGCCGTTCGCCGAAAGATAAGTATATTGTCCGTGATGACACCACGCGCGATACGGTGTGGTGGGCCGACAAAGGAAAAGGTAAGAACGATAACAAGCCGATCTCGCCTGTGATCTGGCAGCATTTAAAAGGGCTGGTCACGCAGCAACTCTCCGGCAAACGCCTGTTTATTATCGATGCGTTTTGCGGCGCGAACCCGGACACCCGCCTCTCCGTTCGCTTTATTACGGAAGTAGCCTGGCAGGCGCACTTCGTTAAAAACATGTTTATCCGCCCAACCGATGAAGAGCTGGCAAGTTTTACGCCGGACTTTATCGTGATGAACGGCGCGAAATGCACCAACCCGCAGTGGAAAGAGCAGGGCCTGAATTCGGAAAACTTTGTCGCGTTTAACCTGACCGAGCGTATCCAGCTTATTGGTGGAACCTGGTACGGCGGCGAGATGAAAAAAGGCATGTTCTCAATCATGAACTACCTGCTGCCGTTGCAGGGCATTGCCTCGATGCACTGCTCGGCTAACGTTGGCGAAAAAGGCGATGTCGCGGTGTTCTTTGGTCTTTCCGGCACGGGTAAAACGACGCTTTCCACCGATCCGAAACGCCGTCTGATTGGTGACGATGAACACGGCTGGGATGATGACGGCGTGTTTAACTTTGAAGGCGGTTGCTACGCCAAAACGATCCGTCTCTCTGAAGAGGCGGAACCGGATATTTTCCACGCTATCCGCCGCGATGCGCTGCTGGAAAATGTCAGCGTCCGTGCCGATGGCAGTATCGATTTCGATGATGCCTCGAAAACGGAAAATACCCGCGTCTCGTACCCGATTTACCATATTCAGAACATCGTTAAACCGGTGTCGAAAGCGGGCCATGCGACGAAAGTTATCTTCCTGACGGCGGATGCGTTCGGCGTTTTACCGCCGGTCTCACGTCTGACGGCCAGCCAGACGCAGTACCATTTTCTCTCCGGCTTCACCGCCAAACTGGCGGGTACTGAGCGCGGCGTGACCGAGCCGACACCGACCTTCTCCGCCTGCTTTGGTGCGGCATTCCTGTCGCTGCATCCCACCCAGTATGCCGAAGTGCTGGTAAAAAGGATGCAGGCCGCCGGTGCACAGGCCTATCTGGTGAATACCGGCTGGAATGGCACAGGCAAACGCATCTCCATCAAAGATACGCGCGCAATTATTGACGCCATTCTGGATGGTTCGCTGGATGACGCCGAAACCTTTACCCTGCCGATGTTTGACCTGGCAATCCCGACGTCATTGCCGGGCGTGGACAGCCGCATCCTTGATCCGCGTAGCACTTACGCATCGCCGGAGCAGTGGCAGGAGAAAGCCACGCAGCTGGCGACGCTTTTTATTGAGAATTTCGAGAAATATACCGATACCGCCGCCGGCGCTGCGCTGGTGAGCGCCGGGCCGAAATTGTAA